One Loxodonta africana isolate mLoxAfr1 chromosome 4, mLoxAfr1.hap2, whole genome shotgun sequence genomic region harbors:
- the LOC135231355 gene encoding olfactory receptor 6C2-like, giving the protein MTNHTVITTFILLGMTEDPKLQTLLLVFLFLTYFLCVAGNMAIITLTLLDSHLQTPMYFFLRNFSFLEVSFTSVCIPRFLYSLTTGDKTCTYHACFTQLFFGILFGATEFFLLAAMSYDRYVAICKPLHYTTIMSNKFCTTLLLCCWIAGLLIIVPPLGMGLQLEFCDSNLIDSFVCDAYPILQIACSDTEHIEKVVLAFAVLTLITTLLGVLLSYTYIISTILKFPSTQQRIKAFSTCSSHMIVVSMSYGSSIFAYIKPSGKEGVALNKVVALLFTSIAPMFNPFIYTLRNKQVKEAFKDTVKRITFLIKK; this is encoded by the coding sequence ATGACAAATCACACAGTGATAACAACATTCATCCTGCTGGGAATGACGGAGGACCCAAAATTACAAACCCTacttttggtatttttatttctcaccTACTTTTTGTGTGTGGCTGGGAACATGGCAATTATCACTCTCACACTTTTGGATTCCCATCTTCAAactcccatgtatttttttctccgaaatttctctttcttagaaGTCTCATTCACCTCTGTCTGTATTCCCAGATTCCTGTACAGCCTGACAACTGGAGATAAAACTTGTACCTATCATGCTTGTTTCACACAATTGTTTTTTGGTATCCTCTTTGGAGCAACTGAATTTTTTCTCCTTGCTGCCATGTCCTATGATCGCTacgtggccatctgtaagccctTACATTACACAACCATCATGAGCAACAAGTTCTGCACTACACTCCTTCTCTGCTGTTGGATTGCTGGCCTGTTGATTATTGTCCCCCCTCTTGGCATGGGTCTCCAGCTGGAATTCTGTGACTCAAATCTCATTGATAGTTTTGTTTGTGACGCATATCCTATCCTACAGATCGCCTGTTCAGACACAGAGCATATAGAAAAGGTTGTTTTGGCTTTTGCTGTGCTAACACTGATTACTACCCTACTGGGTGTGCTTCTCTCCTACACATACATCATCAGCACCATTCTAAAATTCCCTTCTACCCAACAAAGGATAAAGGCCTTTTCCACCTGTTCTTCTCACATGATTGTGGTTTCCATGAGCTATGGCAGTTCCATCTTCGCCTACATTAAACCTTCAGGAAAGGAAGGAGTAGCCCTTAATAAGGTGGTGGCACTGCTCTTTACTTCAATTGCCCCTATGTTTAACCCTTTCATTTATACACTACGAAACAAGCAGGTAAAGGAAGCCTTCAAAGACACAGTAAAAAGGATTACATTTCTCATAAAGAAGTAA